A genomic stretch from Engraulis encrasicolus isolate BLACKSEA-1 chromosome 10, IST_EnEncr_1.0, whole genome shotgun sequence includes:
- the fignl2 gene encoding fidgetin-like protein 2, protein MLSPIVPYSLLKMHWNAEHAQPISQWPEQHLDVSSTTSSPAHKSELYGAGGGRGPHGGHGGSGGRGAGGAYSYAWANDDISALTASNLLKRYAEKYSGMLDSPYERVGPAVGAYAETPGPAAVAAAAFGSLNGVQKTELEPWPLSHGSDGSYPLVPGSHDGLGGGPKVVTPASVVGPPGGSSVNSSLSDSAYSGSSSCSGPHSSDYPPTYNGTYLSSGYCPQPGSALTPTSLHALQPAPTLVPSYTPSTPVYNYPPSTYPHPHQAGLAPSYSHPAPPYLPSGLAAPTPLPSRPTVVGGSYGYQTTGVLGGGSDTGSGGSLKRKAFEMSLEDTEDGTDGSSRYRKYSYDAMKPGDDTSSPYISVGDKAGNGFGTSASDPQQQQQQQGFKPSKPSSQAAEDMGKYSGLKPLVSPQYGAGGGDYSPPAAMTGENGRSGSSGGDQGFNTQHRSSSSLKQQQRSSSTCGEGGVLKSAEPHILDLVTGELQDCGPALLWGELAGHVHLKAELEEELLWPALRPNSGGGGGNGAGQRAPRTVLLFGPRGGGKTTLARSLASQLGATLYRLSAAALVGKWKSEAEQVLGTLLAVASARAPALVYISELEALEDSDAGGVRQQLLSALEKAQHGGHDHHHHHQQQLFLVCSTRRPDLLKEPLLRCFAKRYHVGLPDAAARRQVLLQALAGGLGGVGVELSDREMAAVLQRSEGFTVCQLLQLCQQAASSANANATSGVHGHGLGGALGAPLAPLASPAFKDFENAFCKVRPPHSNSNSNSSPKEMDTCMEWSKVYSH, encoded by the coding sequence GCCTATTGAAGATGCACTGGAATGCGGAGCATGCCCAGCCTATTAGCCAGTGGCCCGAGCAGCATCTGGACGTGTCCTCCACGACCTCATCCCCAGCCCACAAGTCCGAGCTGTACGGCGCGGGGGGTGGCCGCGGTCCCCACGGGGGACATGGCGGCAGTGGCGGCCGCGGTGCTGGTGGCGCCTACAGCTACGCCTGGGCCAACGATGACATCTCCGCCCTCACCGCCTCCAACCTCCTCAAGCGCTACGCCGAGAAGTACTCGGGCATGCTGGACTCTCCGTACGAGCGTGTGGGGCCGGCGGTGGGTGCATACGCCGAAACGCCCGGCCCTGCAGCTGTGGCCGCTGCCGCCTTCGGAAGCCTCAACGGCGTCCAGAAGACCGAGCTGGAGCCATGGCCGCTGTCACACGGCTCTGACGGCTCGTATCCACTGGTGCCCGGCTCGCACGACGGGCTCGGCGGGGGGCCCAAGGTGGTGACGCCGGCCTCCGTGGTGGGGCCCCCTGGTGGCTCATCGGTGAACAGCAGCCTGTCGGACTCGGCCTACAGCGGCAGCAGCTCCTGCAGCGGCCCCCACTCCAGCGACTACCCCCCCACCTACAACGGCACCTACCTCTCCTCGGGCTACTGCCCCCAGCCCGGCTCAGCGCTGACCCCCACCTCGCTGCACGCGCTGCAGCCCGCGCCCACCCTGGTGCCCAGCTACACGCCCAGCACGCCCGTCTACAACTACCCGCCCAGCACCTACCCGCACCCCCACCAGGCCGGCCTGGCGCCCAGCTACAGTCACCCAGCGCCCCCCTACCTGCCCTCGGGGCTGGCCGCCCCCACCCCTCTGCCCTCCAGGCCCACTGTGGTGGGGGGCAGCTACGGGTACCAGACCACAGGGGTACTGGGCGGGGGCTCGGACACTGGCAGCGGCGGCTCTCTGAAGAGGAAAGCGTTCGAGATGAGCTTAGAGGACACGGAGGACGGGACAGACGGCAGCTCGAGATACAGGAAGTACAGCTACGACGCCATGAAGCCGGGAGATGACACTTCTTCGCCCTACATCTCCGTCGGAGACAAGGCCGGCAACGGGTTCGGGACGTCCGCCAGcgacccccagcagcagcagcagcagcagggcttcAAGCCCAGCAAGCCCTCATCACAGGCAGCAGAGGACATGGGCAAGTACAGCGGCCTTAAGCCCTTAGTGTCCCCCCAGTACGGAGCCGGGGGAGGTGACTACAGCCCCCCGGCGGCCATGACGGGTGAAAACGGCCGCAGTGGAAGCAGCGGTGGCGACCAGGGCTTCAACACCCAACACCGCTCCTCATCCTCCCTGAAACAGCAGCAGAGGAGCTCCAGCACCTGCGGCGAGGGGGGCGTCCTGAAGAGCGCAGAGCCCCACATCCTGGACCTGGTGACGGGGGAGCTGCAGGACTGTGGCCCGGCGCTGCTGTGGGGTGAGCTGGCAGGCCACGTGCACCTCAAggccgagctggaggaggagctcCTGTGGCCCGCGCTGAGGCCCAACTCTGGAGGCGGAGGTGGCAACGGCGCTGGGCAGCGGGCCCCTCGCACCGTGCTGCTGTTCGGGCCCCGCGGCGGAGGCAAGACCACGCTGGCCCGCTCCCTGGCGTCGCAGCTAGGCGCCACGCTGTACCGGCTCAGCGCCGCCGCCCTGGTGGGCAAGTGGAAGAGCGAGGCGGAGCAGGTGCTGGGCACGCTCCTGGCGGTGGCGTCGGCTCGCGCGCCCGCACTCGTCTACATCAGCGAGCTGGAGGCGCTGGAGGACTCCGACGCCGGTGGAGTGCGGCAACAGCTGCTGTCCGCCCTGGAGAAGGCGCAACACGGCGGCCacgaccaccaccatcaccatcagcagcagctgTTCCTGGTGTGCTCCACGCGCCGGCCAGACCTCCTCAAGGAGCCTCTACTGCGCTGCTTCGCCAAGCGCTACCACGTAGGGCTCCCAGACGCGGCAGCGCGGCGCCAGGTGCTGCTGCAGGCGCTGGCGGGGGGGCTGGGTGGCGTAGGGGTGGAGCTGAGCGATCGAGAAATGGCCGCCGTGCTCCAGCGCTCCGAGGGCTTCACCGTGTGCCAGCTGCTGCAGCTGTGTCAGCAGGCTGCCTCCTCCGCCAACGCCAACGCCACCTCGGGGGTGCACGGGCACGGGCTCGGGGGCGCGCTGGGGGCACCACTGGCACCCCTGGCCAGCCCCGCGTTTAAGGACTTTGAGAACGCATTCTGCAAGGTGCGGCCCccacacagcaacagcaacagcaacagcagccccAAAGAGATGGACACTTGCATGGAGTGGAGCAAGGTGTACAGCCATTGA